TGGCATCCCTTCTCCTATTTGCATTTGACTGTGAAGGCAACTTCTGGCAATTGTATGGTGACTTCTTACCAAGTGCAGATGAGTGCACTAGCCTACTTCTAGCTTCAGAGGTGTGCATAAAACAAACTGGATTTACATCATTAAACAGTTGTTAGATTGGggaattctattttttttttaattattagtgaTCAATTCTTGATATCAAAGGGAGACCATGTACCTAGTAGATGTTTCAATTCACATATAAAAGGCTGTTTTAAGGTTTTCTCCTTGAAATTATTTTGATGGGCAGTTTTTATGTTGAAGTTGGATTATTTCATAAGACTAGGAAAAAGCAGTTATTCTTAGTAGTACTAGTTCTATCACGTATTACTTGTCTATTTTCTTTCTGGTGTTCTGTGTAAATTTGAGGGACCCTTTAATTGCTTCTAATATTTAGATATTTGATTGGTCTACATAAAATTTAGGTAGGAACAATGTAGTCTTGCAAACAACTAATTTTACTAGATATTGCACTTAAATAAGCCTCCACTTACAAATAGTTGTAATTTGTAACTCACTCTGGTCCTTGTAGGTTTTATATTTTTCCGTTTTTTTATGGAAACCTCAACGATATCATAAATTTTGGTTGAGCCACAAGATATATATCAAGTCTTAGTTGGCATGGATTAATCCTTTAAAATCTTAAGGTTTTACTGCATGCATTGGCATGcatttgaattgaattattttgAAACTTACAATAAAGTTTTAGTAGTAGTTTTATGTCATCCCATCTATTGATCTGTATCGCTAGGAAGAACTTTTGGAGCTACAGGATCCCAATCTCGCTTCCACCATTAGAAAACAGCAACAAAGAGCCTTAGAATTCTGGCACAAGCATTGGGTAAGGAGAAAGTTCTTACTTTATTAGTTAGTCCTCCATTTTGCAAAACTTATGATGTATTCTTAACAAATTGTGTTGATCTTGTTTAGCACAGTGAAGCACCCCTTAAAATAAAGCGTCTTGCTCGTGATCCACAAAGGTTCATTTGGGCAGTAAGTATTGCACAGTCACGATGTATTAACATGCAAATGAGAGTTGGTGCGCTAAATCAAGAAGCAAACATGCTGATTCCTTATGCTGGTGAGCTCAGTTCACCTAACTCTGACTAAATATGATACCTTTCATGCAGTCATTTAGTCAACAGGATCTTTTATCTTTGAATTTTACTGTAGTTCTATTTTCTTAAGgagtttgtttattttgatgtctTTTACCTGTTTCAGGAGAAACTctagaaattagaaaaatataaaactgaaaaaaaaaacattacaaagccatatttcattattataaatttataatatgagTATATATTACAAAGAAGAACTTAAAAAATTTCGCTGTTTGATTTATTCAATATACACGGAATAGGTTTTTTTTCTGACTCTTTAAGcagaagaaaaaattgtataGTTACATTCTCTTGGGggaatttgtttcttttctatttttgataATGTGAATTTTAGAAAGGAAGTTTGTTGAGTGATTGGAACTAATAGTATGGATTGTGAGTTAGTTGTGAACCTTTCATTTTCTCATCggctttcttttatattaaatttgattttatttcaagttataaaaaaatcattatccATTCCTTGtctgtttaattttttctttgtattgttAGAAATTTGAACAGCTATGACATTTTTATGCAACAGATTATACAAATAAACGAACACCATTAGACAGTCCTTGaaattgtctttttctttttatatcacTTTAAttatcagaaaaagaaaacaaagcaaTATGGTAGAGGTAAAGAAGTGGCCAAAATTTTGGAATAGTTTCTTTGTATATATTGCATGTGGTGGCAGCATTTATTTTTACAACTTAAAACTAAGCTAAATGATTAACATGGTCTTGTTTTTCAGATATGCTGAACCATTCATTTGAGCCAAATTGTTTTTTCCATTGGCGTTTTAAGGACAGGATGCTTGAGGTTCTCATAAATGCTGGACATCGTGTTAGAAAAGGAGATGAGGTAAGCTATTTGGTTTTTTTGTGTGATAAATATGTTCAATGTATTTAAAGTATGCTGGAACTTCTCTTAGGAAATAACTATCATTAGTAGTGCATGTAAATTAATTATcgtaatagtttattttatacacAGGTGTCGTTTATCTCCTAGATGTATAtgtaatctattttttattttttatcatttgattGGTAAggaataacattttatttatcataatctTCCAATTCTGTTCGTGGTACTTGGGACCTCTTCAATGAAGTGGTGATTATATCAATGCATTGTACTTGGGGATAGCTCTTCAACTTTTGCTACTCATTACTCTAGTTATCCAATGCTTGGAACCTTCCAGAGATCCCTTGAGAACCAAGACATATGTATTGTGATTTAGAATGTTATTAGACTCTAACCTTTCTTAGTGATGTAAAATGTTCTCCAGGGTGTAGTCCTGTAACAATTAACTTCacttaggaaaaagaaagaaaaaaaagagaaagaacagAAGAAGAATAGGATGACTAAGCCTCCTAAAGTTACAAAGCAACTGGTCAGCCAAAATGCTCAGAAAGAGGTAGACGAACAAGTCGTCTAAAGAGGATAGCTGCTAAATGAAAATTCTCATGTTATGCTATAGATACATGCATCTAAAACCAGAAAAGAGAGCAAAGGACCACAATTTCTTGCATTGGAAGATGCAGTTGCATTTAGCCCCGCATCAAGTAAAGATATGACCTAATTACAACTTATAAGCCGGTTTGTGAGATTGAATTAAGTCCAAATTTTAGGATCTTGCTATAGCCAAAAACACTAATGGAATGGGGAGGAGGGAAAATAAGGAAATTGAAGTGAGAAATGAAATCCATGTTTCCCTAAAAAGTTAAACATCTTATGGGTCAAATTCATATCGATGGCTAGCATATAATCATGAGTATCATTGTTCATAAGCTTGAAATATTAATGTGTTATTTTATTCGTTAGATGGAATTCCTTTAGAGCATAAATGCTTTTATGTTGGAGTAACTAGAATATTTGCTTCcatgtttattttatcatttgtatTGTATAATTCACCAAGATATACTGTCCAAAATTGTAACAGATGACAGTTAATTACATGAGTTCGCAGAAGAATGACATGTACATGCAAAGATATGGATTTTCGTCACCTGTGgtaattttctttcaattaaatCTTGATGAATGGgatttctatatctttttgttctTTATCCTGAATATTTGTGGGTAGAGGAAAGTATACATTAAATAGAGCCCATTACAGAGCTCACTGTCAACCATGAAGAGTGTCTTTGTTTTTTACCCCCACGTCAGCTTTCTTCAACACTACCTTTAATCGACATCAAGAAAATGTATCTTCTCCTTGATTGTCATTTTAACTCCTCTCACCTTGGTTATGTTGCCACACTTTATTCATTCAATAATCTCAACCACATCTTTCACTAACCTTAGTCTCAATGTTAAAAGAGTTAGTTTTCCATGTAACTCTGGGAAActccaattaaataattttagtttgatttaagTTTATATAACCATTCTGATATGTACTTCCAATGGTCACTTTGAAGTATGGCACATGATAGTGCttctttgaattatttatataatgattTCGTTATTGATTTTTGCTTGTAATGAACAATTCATGCAAACTTCTACTTTTTCGGTTTATATGCTGAGTTTTTGAAATGTAGTTCTCAGAGTTGCTTAAATTGCAGAACCCATGGGATGAGGTACAGTTCTCAGGCAATGCACGTATTCATTTGGATTCCTTCTTGTCAATCTTCAATATTTCTGGCCTTCGCGAAGAGTATTACCATAACAGTATGGCCAATATGAATTTTCTTTCTGGAATCTGCTGTTACACTTATGTCTATTCAAATTGGCAATATTTAGATtgttaatatgatatttttggCAGACGATTTGTCAACGGATGGCAATACTTTTGTTGATGGAGCAGTCATAGCTGCAGCACGAACATTGCCAAGTTGGTCAGACGGGGATGTTCCTCCAATTCCTAGTGTGGAAAGAGAGGCTGTGAAGGAGTTGCAAAGTGAATGCCAAAAGATGCTGGCAGGATTTGTTACAACCTCTAAGCAAGACCAGAAATTGCTAGGTAAATTTGCCGTTTGTAGCCTTGCTCTAGAAAGTAGCTACACAGAACTAATTGTCgtaataatttgtattatgcAATCATTGCTTTGTGagaatatatataagtatatattatCCTGAAAATGGCTCTCAAGTTTTCTTCTATATCAGTAGTACACGTGAGCTTGAAAATGTTTTGGGGTAT
This Vigna angularis cultivar LongXiaoDou No.4 chromosome 4, ASM1680809v1, whole genome shotgun sequence DNA region includes the following protein-coding sequences:
- the LOC108321073 gene encoding protein PLASTID TRANSCRIPTIONALLY ACTIVE 14 → MASFPLYKPTHTIFSNTQFKGLRNGFFWRPSYSFEALPENKVQPIRALVAKSPFALFQPPQVEEESPSELEPVDPDFYKIGYVRSMRAYGVQFKEGPDGFGVYASKDVEPLRRPRVIMEIPLELMLTISKKLPWMFFPDIIPLDHPIFDIINSTNPETDWDLRLASLLLFAFDCEGNFWQLYGDFLPSADECTSLLLASEEELLELQDPNLASTIRKQQQRALEFWHKHWHSEAPLKIKRLARDPQRFIWAVSIAQSRCINMQMRVGALNQEANMLIPYADMLNHSFEPNCFFHWRFKDRMLEVLINAGHRVRKGDEMTVNYMSSQKNDMYMQRYGFSSPVNPWDEVQFSGNARIHLDSFLSIFNISGLREEYYHNNDLSTDGNTFVDGAVIAAARTLPSWSDGDVPPIPSVEREAVKELQSECQKMLAGFVTTSKQDQKLLDSMTDATRTFEAAIRYRLHRKLLMEKVIKALDMYQEKILF